Proteins co-encoded in one Minwuia thermotolerans genomic window:
- a CDS encoding acyclic terpene utilization AtuA family protein — MSEKIIRIGGASGFWGDSGVGAPQLVRRAEIDYLVFDYLAEITMSIMARMRAKDPNAGYAVDFVSVAMRQVIRDIAEKGIKVVSNAGGVNPKACAEALRKVAEEAGVSLKIAWVEGDDLMDREEALRKAGVTEMFSGAPFPEKCWSMNAYLGAVPIAKALDEGADVVITGRAVDSAVTLGPLMHEFGWSPDNHDLMAAGSLCGHILECGAQATGGLYTDYHRVPDWDDIGYPIAECRADGSFVLTKPEGTGGLVEAGTIKEQLLYEIGDPRAYMLPDVVCDFTEVEVEEVGENRVLVKGAKGRPPTDSYKVSATWQDGFRAVAMMTIGGWEAVAKCEKTADAILKRTRRMLAERNLGDYTETHLEVLGGESMYGPHSRARAAREAIMKLAVKHPDMKALSIFTKEIAAAGTSFSQGTTGFGAGRPKAQPVIRLFSFLAKKSDVPVSVVVDGARFDVDVPTGGGFDPAMVGDVDAVPAEAPSGETVTVPLLAVAHGRSGDKGAHSNIGVIARRPEYLPVLRHALTAEAVGAYMAHVFDDQVKVDRYDLPGIGAMNFMLYGSLGGGGVASLRNDPQGKAYAQMLMDMDIDIPRSWGIDAGRAAA, encoded by the coding sequence ATGAGCGAGAAGATCATCCGCATCGGCGGCGCATCCGGCTTCTGGGGCGATTCGGGGGTCGGCGCTCCGCAGCTCGTACGCCGCGCCGAGATCGACTATCTGGTCTTCGACTACCTGGCCGAGATCACCATGTCGATCATGGCCCGGATGCGCGCCAAGGACCCGAACGCCGGCTATGCGGTAGACTTCGTCTCCGTGGCGATGAGACAGGTCATCCGCGACATCGCCGAGAAGGGCATCAAGGTCGTCTCCAATGCCGGCGGCGTGAATCCGAAGGCCTGCGCGGAGGCGTTGCGCAAGGTCGCCGAGGAGGCCGGAGTCAGCCTGAAGATCGCCTGGGTCGAGGGCGACGACCTGATGGACCGGGAGGAGGCCCTGCGGAAGGCGGGCGTGACGGAAATGTTCTCCGGCGCGCCTTTCCCCGAGAAATGCTGGTCCATGAACGCCTATCTGGGGGCGGTGCCGATCGCGAAGGCGCTGGACGAGGGCGCGGACGTCGTCATTACCGGGCGCGCGGTCGATTCGGCGGTGACCCTCGGACCGCTGATGCACGAATTCGGCTGGTCGCCGGACAACCACGACCTGATGGCCGCCGGCAGCCTGTGCGGTCACATCCTGGAATGCGGCGCCCAGGCGACGGGCGGACTCTACACCGACTATCACCGCGTCCCCGACTGGGACGACATCGGCTACCCGATCGCCGAATGCCGCGCCGACGGCAGCTTCGTGCTGACCAAGCCCGAAGGCACCGGCGGCCTGGTCGAGGCCGGGACGATCAAGGAGCAGTTGCTCTACGAGATTGGCGATCCCCGCGCCTACATGCTGCCCGACGTGGTCTGCGACTTCACGGAGGTCGAGGTCGAGGAGGTCGGCGAGAACCGCGTGCTGGTTAAGGGCGCGAAGGGCCGACCGCCGACGGACAGCTACAAGGTCTCCGCCACCTGGCAGGACGGTTTCCGCGCCGTCGCCATGATGACCATCGGCGGCTGGGAGGCCGTGGCGAAGTGCGAGAAGACGGCCGACGCCATCCTCAAGCGCACGCGGCGGATGCTGGCGGAGCGGAATCTGGGCGACTACACCGAGACCCATCTGGAGGTACTCGGCGGCGAATCCATGTACGGCCCGCATTCCCGCGCCCGGGCCGCGCGCGAGGCGATCATGAAACTCGCCGTCAAGCATCCGGACATGAAGGCGCTCTCGATCTTCACCAAGGAGATTGCGGCGGCCGGAACGTCGTTCAGCCAGGGCACCACCGGCTTCGGCGCCGGCCGGCCGAAGGCCCAGCCGGTGATCCGCCTGTTCTCCTTCCTGGCGAAGAAGTCGGACGTGCCCGTTTCCGTCGTCGTCGACGGCGCGAGGTTCGATGTCGATGTGCCGACCGGGGGTGGATTTGATCCCGCCATGGTCGGCGACGTCGACGCTGTACCGGCCGAGGCGCCGTCCGGCGAGACGGTGACGGTACCGCTGCTGGCGGTGGCCCATGGTCGATCCGGCGACAAGGGCGCGCATTCCAACATCGGCGTCATTGCCCGCAGGCCGGAATACCTGCCTGTGCTGCGCCACGCCCTGACGGCGGAGGCGGTCGGCGCCTACATGGCCCATGTCTTCGACGACCAGGTGAAGGTGGACCGCTACGACCTCCCCGGCATCGGGGCGATGAACTTCATGCTCTACGGCAGCCTGGGCGGCGGCGGCGTGGCAAGCCTGCGCAATGACCCGCAGGGCAAGGCCTACGCCCAGATGCTGATGGACATGGATATCGATATCCCCAGGTCCTGGGGCATCGATGCCGGCCGGGCCGCCGCCTGA
- the putA gene encoding bifunctional proline dehydrogenase/L-glutamate gamma-semialdehyde dehydrogenase PutA yields MTETLDDIRQRLRAAILADEAETIARLREEARLSPAERDAVSHRGAGLVRSVREAGPPVALEAFLSEYGLSTREGVALMCLAEAMLRVPDAETIDELIRDKIAPHDWGSHVGDSGSILVNASTWALMLTGRVLEDEEPGIAGALRGLVRRMGEPVIRTAVAGAMKELGGQFVLGQTIEEAMKRGRPMEEKGYTYSYDMLGEAARTEADAARYREAYRSAIASIAKHAKSDEIAANPGISVKLSALHPRYEFGKGEAMIGTLAERTLELARQAARARIGFNIDAEEADRLDPSLDVIERVLSDPELAGWDGFSVVVQAYGQRAGPVLDWLHALAEKLDRRIMVRLVKGAYWDTEIKRAQVMGLDGFPVFTRKINTDISYIANARKLLEMRGRIYPQFATHNAHTAAAVLHMAGDRMEGFEFQRLHGMGEALHEAIRKKDGTRCRIYAPVGKHRDLLAYLVRRLLENGANSSFVHQIADTEVPPEEIARDPFAELEKLESVAHPKIARGTDLYGRGRRNSKGWDITDPADVARIEAGRAPFASPHQWTAGAEGMVRGVVNPADPDDVVGQVFEADAAMAKAAVGRAIDAQPGWAATPVAERGAILNRVADLYEAAAEEFFAIAAREAGKTPLDAVAEVREAVDFLRYYAMQAPRVEQGTAARGVIACISPWNFPLAIFTGQVAAALATGNAVIAKPAEQTPLIAARAVEAMHEAGVPADVLQLLPGDGPSVGAPLTADPRLAGVCFTGSTEVAKRIERQLAETGPADAMLIAETGGLNAMIVDSTALPEQAVRDILASAFQSAGQRCSALRVLYVQDDVADTMLEMLFGAMDSQALGDPWSWATDVGPVIDEEARDDIRAYVDAAEQKGRVLKRMAVPERGLFVGPAAIEVSGIGEMEREVFGPVLHIARYDAEKVDSVVREINARGYGLTFGMHSRIDRRVQDLVEGVHVGNLYVNRNQIGAIVGCQPFGGEGLSGTGPKAGGPHYLRRFRRAVEAPQDAPSGKAIGADDLRKALSKLDAGGWAGQPGRVTALRNALRGRAEEAMAAAAALDCGPIDLPGPTGESNRYWLNPRGPVLCLGPTAEAALDQAVQALRIGAPALMAAPGAREAAQPLIEAKLPVAALDGEADATALAELEIGVAAFCGGADRMRALKKALAAREGPITPLIAERIHPAAFAHERAICIDTTAAGGNAQLLGSV; encoded by the coding sequence ATGACAGAGACGCTCGACGATATCCGCCAGCGGCTCCGGGCCGCGATCCTGGCCGACGAGGCAGAGACCATCGCGCGGCTGCGCGAGGAAGCGCGGCTGTCGCCGGCGGAACGCGATGCCGTCAGTCACCGTGGCGCCGGCCTGGTCCGGTCGGTGCGCGAAGCCGGGCCGCCCGTGGCGCTGGAAGCCTTCCTGTCCGAATACGGCCTGTCGACGCGGGAGGGCGTGGCGCTGATGTGCCTGGCCGAGGCCATGCTGCGGGTGCCCGACGCCGAAACCATCGATGAACTGATCCGCGACAAGATCGCGCCGCACGACTGGGGCAGCCATGTCGGCGATTCAGGTTCCATCCTGGTCAACGCCTCGACCTGGGCGCTGATGCTGACCGGCCGGGTGCTGGAGGACGAGGAGCCGGGCATAGCCGGCGCACTGCGCGGGCTGGTCCGGCGCATGGGCGAGCCGGTCATCCGCACGGCGGTCGCCGGCGCCATGAAGGAACTGGGCGGGCAGTTCGTCCTCGGCCAGACGATCGAGGAGGCGATGAAGCGCGGCCGGCCCATGGAGGAGAAAGGCTACACCTATTCCTACGACATGCTGGGCGAGGCCGCGCGGACCGAGGCCGACGCCGCCCGCTACCGGGAAGCCTATCGCAGCGCCATCGCCTCGATCGCGAAGCATGCGAAGTCCGACGAGATCGCCGCCAATCCCGGCATTTCGGTCAAGCTCTCCGCCCTGCACCCGCGCTACGAGTTCGGCAAGGGCGAAGCGATGATCGGGACGCTGGCGGAACGGACGCTCGAGCTCGCCCGGCAGGCGGCCCGGGCGAGGATCGGCTTCAATATCGACGCCGAGGAGGCCGACCGACTCGACCCCTCGCTGGACGTGATCGAGCGTGTGCTCTCCGATCCGGAACTCGCCGGCTGGGATGGCTTCAGCGTGGTCGTCCAGGCCTATGGCCAGCGCGCCGGCCCGGTTCTCGACTGGCTTCACGCCCTGGCGGAGAAGCTGGACCGGCGAATCATGGTCCGCCTGGTCAAGGGCGCCTACTGGGACACCGAGATCAAGCGCGCCCAGGTGATGGGCCTCGACGGCTTCCCCGTGTTCACGCGCAAGATCAACACCGACATCAGCTACATCGCCAATGCGCGCAAGCTGCTGGAGATGCGCGGCCGTATCTACCCGCAGTTCGCCACACACAACGCCCACACGGCGGCGGCGGTGCTGCACATGGCCGGCGACCGCATGGAAGGCTTCGAGTTCCAGCGTCTGCACGGCATGGGGGAGGCGCTGCACGAAGCGATCCGGAAGAAGGACGGCACGCGCTGCCGCATCTATGCGCCGGTCGGCAAGCACCGCGACCTGCTGGCCTATCTGGTCCGGCGGCTGCTGGAGAACGGCGCCAACAGCTCCTTCGTCCACCAGATCGCCGACACCGAGGTGCCGCCGGAGGAGATCGCGCGCGACCCCTTCGCCGAACTGGAGAAGCTGGAGAGCGTGGCCCATCCGAAGATCGCGCGCGGCACCGATCTCTACGGCAGGGGCCGGCGCAATTCGAAGGGCTGGGATATCACCGATCCGGCGGACGTCGCCCGCATAGAGGCCGGGCGCGCGCCCTTCGCCTCGCCGCACCAGTGGACCGCGGGGGCGGAAGGGATGGTCCGCGGCGTGGTCAATCCGGCCGATCCCGATGATGTGGTGGGCCAGGTGTTCGAGGCCGACGCCGCCATGGCGAAGGCTGCGGTGGGCCGCGCCATCGACGCGCAGCCCGGCTGGGCCGCGACGCCGGTCGCCGAGCGCGGTGCGATTCTGAACCGCGTCGCCGATCTCTACGAAGCGGCGGCCGAGGAGTTCTTCGCCATCGCCGCGCGCGAGGCCGGCAAGACGCCGCTGGACGCCGTCGCCGAGGTCCGCGAGGCGGTCGACTTCCTGCGCTATTACGCCATGCAGGCCCCCCGCGTGGAACAGGGCACGGCGGCGCGCGGCGTCATCGCCTGCATCAGCCCGTGGAATTTCCCGCTGGCGATCTTCACCGGCCAGGTGGCCGCGGCGCTGGCGACCGGCAACGCGGTGATTGCCAAGCCTGCCGAGCAGACGCCGCTGATCGCCGCCCGCGCCGTCGAGGCCATGCACGAGGCCGGGGTGCCGGCCGACGTGCTGCAGCTCCTGCCCGGCGACGGCCCGTCGGTGGGCGCGCCGCTGACCGCCGATCCGCGCCTCGCCGGGGTCTGCTTCACCGGCTCCACCGAGGTCGCCAAACGGATCGAGCGCCAGCTCGCCGAGACCGGCCCGGCGGACGCCATGCTGATCGCCGAGACCGGCGGGCTGAACGCCATGATCGTGGATTCCACGGCGCTGCCGGAGCAGGCCGTGCGCGACATCCTGGCCAGCGCTTTCCAGAGTGCGGGTCAGCGTTGCTCGGCGTTGCGTGTGCTCTACGTCCAGGACGACGTCGCCGATACCATGCTGGAAATGCTGTTCGGCGCGATGGATTCGCAGGCGCTCGGCGACCCCTGGTCCTGGGCCACCGATGTCGGTCCGGTGATCGACGAAGAGGCCCGCGACGACATCCGGGCCTATGTCGACGCCGCTGAGCAGAAGGGCCGGGTGCTGAAGCGCATGGCCGTGCCCGAGCGCGGCCTGTTCGTCGGCCCGGCGGCGATCGAGGTCAGCGGAATCGGCGAGATGGAGCGGGAGGTCTTCGGCCCGGTCCTGCACATCGCCCGCTACGATGCCGAGAAGGTCGACAGCGTGGTCCGGGAGATCAACGCCCGCGGCTACGGCCTCACCTTCGGCATGCACAGCCGCATCGACCGCCGGGTGCAGGACCTGGTCGAGGGCGTCCATGTCGGCAATCTCTACGTCAACCGCAACCAGATCGGCGCCATCGTCGGCTGCCAGCCCTTCGGCGGCGAGGGGTTGTCGGGCACGGGACCCAAGGCCGGCGGCCCGCACTATCTCCGCCGTTTCCGCCGGGCGGTCGAGGCGCCGCAGGACGCGCCATCAGGCAAGGCCATCGGAGCGGACGATCTTCGCAAGGCGCTCTCGAAGCTCGATGCCGGCGGCTGGGCCGGTCAGCCGGGGCGGGTGACGGCGCTGCGCAACGCGCTCCGCGGCAGGGCCGAGGAAGCGATGGCCGCCGCGGCGGCGCTGGATTGCGGGCCGATCGACCTGCCCGGGCCGACGGGCGAATCCAACCGCTACTGGCTGAACCCGCGAGGGCCCGTGCTGTGCCTCGGGCCCACGGCGGAGGCGGCGCTGGATCAGGCGGTCCAGGCGCTCCGCATCGGCGCGCCGGCGCTGATGGCGGCGCCCGGGGCCAGGGAAGCCGCACAGCCACTGATCGAGGCGAAGCTGCCCGTCGCGGCGCTGGATGGCGAAGCCGACGCGACGGCGCTCGCGGAACTGGAGATCGGCGTTGCGGCCTTCTGCGGCGGGGCGGACCGGATGCGCGCGCTGAAAAAGGCGCTGGCGGCGCGCGAGGGGCCGATCACGCCGCTGATCGCCGAACGCATCCACCCGGCGGCCTTCGCCCACGAGCGCGCCATCTGCATCGACACCACCGCCGCCGGCGGCAACGCCCAGCTGCTGGGGAGCGTTTGA
- a CDS encoding mechanosensitive ion channel family protein, whose amino-acid sequence MSELQAFWEEIELVWQRGVFGVETDRALLAIAVFLLFVILRGLFTAVVVAGLGRLTQRTETTIDDQMLEAARGPLRFVFLVAGLFFAARVAPLPPEVDEYVTRIVRSLIAFTIFWTIYRMAEPLSFLLDHVSNAMRGQEIGAALKKFAVRIFRVIVAVIGAAAILEEWDFDVAAVLGGLGLIGMAVAFGAQNLIANLFGGVVIFLDKIFVEGHWIRAGDVEGVVEKIGFRTTKIRRFDKSLVTLPNTKLSDDAVVNFSMMTNRRIYWVIGLEYRTTHEQLRQVVEGISAYVHNNDDFETDPNRVSTLIHADSFNNSSIDIMFYAFTKTTIWAEWMRVKEELLYEVKRIVEEAGTSFAFPSSSIYVEALPFGEPEVPIRIKDTRSSGGGGGEPDRSIEPSGDTQTVRPGARGPSGEDGE is encoded by the coding sequence ATGAGCGAGTTGCAAGCCTTCTGGGAAGAGATCGAACTCGTCTGGCAGCGCGGCGTCTTCGGCGTGGAGACCGACCGCGCGCTGCTGGCCATCGCCGTCTTCCTCCTTTTCGTCATCCTGCGCGGGCTGTTCACCGCGGTCGTGGTGGCAGGGCTGGGGCGTCTCACCCAGCGGACCGAGACCACCATCGACGACCAGATGCTGGAAGCGGCCCGCGGCCCGCTTCGATTCGTGTTCCTTGTCGCTGGCCTGTTCTTCGCGGCCCGGGTCGCGCCCCTGCCGCCGGAGGTCGACGAGTATGTCACCAGGATCGTCCGCTCGCTGATCGCCTTCACCATCTTCTGGACCATCTACCGGATGGCGGAGCCGCTGTCGTTCCTGCTTGACCATGTCTCCAACGCCATGCGGGGACAGGAGATCGGCGCCGCCCTCAAGAAGTTCGCGGTCCGCATCTTCCGGGTCATCGTTGCGGTCATCGGCGCCGCGGCGATCCTGGAGGAATGGGATTTCGATGTCGCCGCCGTGCTGGGTGGTCTCGGCCTGATCGGGATGGCGGTCGCTTTCGGCGCGCAGAACCTGATCGCCAACCTGTTCGGCGGCGTGGTGATCTTCCTCGACAAGATCTTTGTCGAGGGACACTGGATTCGCGCCGGCGACGTGGAGGGCGTGGTCGAGAAGATCGGCTTCCGCACCACCAAGATCCGCCGCTTCGACAAGTCGCTGGTCACCCTGCCGAACACGAAGCTTTCCGATGACGCGGTGGTCAACTTCTCCATGATGACCAACCGCCGGATCTACTGGGTGATCGGGCTGGAATACCGCACCACCCACGAACAGCTCCGCCAGGTGGTGGAGGGGATTTCGGCCTACGTCCACAACAATGACGACTTCGAGACCGACCCCAACCGCGTCTCCACGCTGATCCACGCCGACAGTTTCAACAACTCCTCCATCGACATCATGTTCTACGCCTTCACCAAGACGACCATCTGGGCCGAGTGGATGCGGGTGAAGGAGGAACTGCTCTACGAGGTGAAGCGCATCGTTGAGGAGGCCGGTACGTCTTTCGCCTTCCCGTCGTCCTCGATCTATGTGGAGGCGCTGCCCTTTGGCGAGCCCGAGGTGCCGATCCGCATCAAGGACACGCGTTCGTCCGGCGGTGGTGGTGGCGAGCCGGACCGCTCGATCGAGCCAAGTGGCGACACCCAGACCGTCCGGCCCGGCGCCCGCGGACCGAGCGGCGAAGACGGGGAATAG
- a CDS encoding HupE/UreJ family protein, which translates to MRRAFVISILALLAAAPLFLWGAAAGAHEIKPSVVEVVLGADGRFQIDMEMNAEAMLAEIGPGYDDTNDSPNAEIYDRYRAMNEAELTEAFRADAQRVMDDFALRFDGRVVVPELVSVEPQPAEDISVTRVTRIAAAGPIPPGSERFTWSYPEAYGPIALKMKREGDSEFRTWWLSDGTTEQSLPLEGLAPQRTAVAVVADYLWVGFIHIVPRGLDHILFVLGLFLLSQRMRPLLVQVTTFTVAHSITLALSLYGVVELHPSVVEPLIALSIAFVAIENIFTRHLTPWRPFVVFGFGLLHGLGFAGVLTDLGLARGEFLEALIGFNIGVEFGQLAVILVAWLAVGIWGLPERIYRRAVVIPASTAIALTGLYWTVERIGVI; encoded by the coding sequence ATGCGCCGGGCTTTCGTCATCTCGATCCTCGCATTGCTCGCGGCGGCGCCGCTTTTTCTGTGGGGCGCGGCAGCTGGCGCACACGAGATCAAGCCCTCCGTCGTGGAAGTGGTGCTCGGCGCCGACGGCCGTTTCCAGATAGACATGGAAATGAACGCCGAGGCAATGCTGGCGGAGATCGGTCCCGGCTACGACGACACCAACGACAGCCCCAACGCGGAAATCTACGACCGCTACCGCGCCATGAACGAAGCCGAGCTGACCGAGGCCTTCCGGGCCGACGCCCAGCGGGTGATGGACGACTTCGCGCTGCGCTTCGACGGGCGGGTGGTGGTGCCGGAGCTGGTTTCGGTGGAACCGCAGCCGGCGGAGGACATCTCGGTCACCCGCGTCACCCGCATCGCGGCGGCAGGGCCCATTCCGCCCGGCTCCGAGCGCTTCACCTGGTCCTACCCGGAAGCCTACGGCCCCATCGCGCTGAAGATGAAACGCGAGGGCGACAGCGAGTTCCGTACCTGGTGGCTTTCAGACGGCACGACCGAACAGAGCCTGCCGCTGGAGGGGCTTGCGCCGCAGCGAACGGCGGTCGCGGTGGTGGCCGATTATCTCTGGGTGGGCTTCATCCACATCGTGCCCAGGGGCCTCGACCACATCCTGTTCGTCCTCGGCCTCTTTCTCCTGTCGCAGCGCATGCGGCCGCTTCTGGTGCAGGTGACGACCTTCACCGTGGCCCATTCGATCACGCTCGCGCTGTCGCTCTACGGCGTGGTCGAACTCCACCCGTCGGTCGTCGAGCCGCTGATTGCCCTCTCCATCGCCTTCGTCGCCATCGAGAACATCTTCACCCGCCATCTCACCCCGTGGCGGCCCTTCGTCGTCTTCGGCTTCGGGCTGCTACATGGCCTCGGCTTCGCGGGTGTGCTGACGGATCTCGGCCTGGCGCGCGGCGAGTTCCTGGAGGCGCTGATCGGTTTCAATATCGGCGTCGAATTCGGCCAGCTCGCCGTGATCCTGGTGGCCTGGCTGGCCGTCGGCATCTGGGGCCTGCCGGAGAGGATCTACCGCCGCGCCGTGGTGATACCGGCTTCGACGGCGATCGCGCTCACCGGCCTCTACTGGACCGTCGAACGCATCGGCGTCATCTGA
- a CDS encoding GMC family oxidoreductase has protein sequence MGNGDEATSFEGEWDYIVVGAGSAGCVLANRLSADPKNRVLVLEGGGRDNWIWFHIPVGYLFAIGNPRSDWLYKTEAEAGLNGRSLIYPRGKALGGSSAINAMISMRGQADDYRHWRQLGLDGWDWEDVQPVFRRIEDHFLGPNEHHGTGGEWRVEPPRVSWKVLDAVEDAAEQMGVSRIPDFNTGDNEGVSYFHVNQRRGVRVSAARAFLKPVMRRPNLRVETGVTVERVAFEGRRAVGVRFRRDGAEYMAKARGEVILSAGAIGSVQILQLSGVGPAEWLGEHGIDVIADRQGVGRNLQDHLQQRAIYKVHGVKTLNETYHSLIGRAAMGLEYALFRKGPLTMAPSQLGIFTRSDPSRDRANIQFHVQPLSLDKFGDPLHRFPAITVSACNLQPTSRGTIRIRSPKPEDHPLIAPNYLATAEDRQVAADAIRVTRKLMRQPAMLQFEPEELLPGPGVGDDDAALAQAAGDIGTTIFHPVGTAKMGRADDGQAVVDERLRVIGLEGLRVIDASVMPTITSGNTNTPTIMIAEKGAEYVLRG, from the coding sequence ATGGGGAACGGAGACGAGGCCACGTCCTTCGAGGGCGAATGGGACTACATCGTGGTCGGCGCAGGCTCGGCCGGCTGCGTACTCGCCAACCGGCTGTCGGCCGACCCGAAGAACCGGGTGCTGGTGCTGGAGGGCGGCGGCAGGGACAACTGGATCTGGTTCCACATCCCCGTCGGCTATCTGTTCGCCATCGGCAATCCGCGCTCGGACTGGCTTTACAAGACCGAGGCCGAGGCCGGACTCAACGGGCGCAGCCTGATCTATCCGCGCGGCAAGGCGCTGGGCGGCAGTTCCGCCATCAACGCCATGATCTCCATGCGCGGCCAGGCGGACGACTACCGCCACTGGCGCCAGCTCGGCCTCGACGGCTGGGACTGGGAGGACGTGCAGCCGGTCTTCCGCCGGATCGAGGACCATTTCCTGGGACCGAACGAACATCACGGCACGGGCGGCGAATGGCGGGTCGAGCCGCCCCGCGTCTCCTGGAAGGTGCTGGATGCGGTGGAGGACGCCGCCGAGCAGATGGGCGTCAGCCGGATCCCCGACTTCAACACCGGCGACAACGAGGGCGTCAGCTACTTCCACGTCAATCAGAGGCGCGGCGTCCGCGTCTCGGCGGCCCGCGCCTTCCTGAAGCCCGTGATGCGCCGCCCGAACCTGCGCGTGGAGACCGGCGTCACCGTCGAGCGCGTCGCCTTCGAGGGCCGGCGGGCGGTGGGCGTGCGGTTTCGCCGCGACGGCGCGGAATACATGGCGAAGGCGCGGGGCGAGGTGATTCTGTCCGCCGGCGCCATCGGCTCGGTGCAGATCCTCCAGCTCTCCGGCGTGGGGCCTGCGGAATGGCTCGGCGAGCACGGCATCGACGTCATCGCCGACCGCCAGGGCGTCGGCCGCAACCTGCAGGATCACCTGCAGCAGCGCGCGATCTACAAGGTCCACGGCGTCAAGACGCTGAACGAGACCTATCACTCGCTGATCGGCCGCGCGGCGATGGGTCTGGAATACGCGCTGTTCCGCAAAGGCCCGCTAACCATGGCGCCGTCGCAGCTCGGCATCTTCACCCGCTCCGACCCGTCTCGGGACCGCGCCAACATCCAGTTCCACGTCCAGCCGCTGTCGCTCGACAAGTTCGGCGACCCGCTGCACCGCTTCCCCGCGATCACGGTCAGCGCCTGCAACCTGCAGCCGACCAGCCGGGGCACGATCCGCATCCGCTCACCGAAGCCGGAAGACCACCCGCTGATCGCGCCCAACTACCTAGCGACGGCGGAGGACCGGCAGGTCGCCGCGGACGCGATCCGGGTGACGCGAAAGCTGATGCGGCAGCCCGCGATGCTGCAGTTCGAGCCCGAGGAGTTGCTGCCCGGCCCCGGCGTCGGCGACGACGATGCGGCCCTGGCCCAGGCGGCGGGCGACATCGGCACGACGATCTTCCATCCCGTCGGCACGGCGAAGATGGGCCGCGCGGACGACGGGCAGGCGGTGGTCGACGAGCGGCTGCGCGTCATCGGCCTCGAGGGCCTGCGCGTGATCGACGCCTCGGTGATGCCGACGATCACCTCGGGCAACACCAACACGCCGACAATCATGATCGCCGAGAAGGGCGCAGAGTACGTGCTGAGGGGGTGA
- a CDS encoding DUF4198 domain-containing protein gives MAYRVAALGAIALLAAGGAAAHEFWLLPDKSRAGTDEAVEITIAVGQNFVGNTLPFIPDTTERFDIYGPGGTLTDAARGFARDPAGVVQPSRPGLYTVAYQNKGNSIVIDPETFNKYLRDEGLDIALEHRQANGLMDTPGREFYTRYPKTWVLSGDNIDAGRWALAPSNLRFEMVPLSNPFRWLSGDSVDVRVLYEGQPLEGVLVTTFTKSSQGRIGAVRSGPDGVARISIDRPGRWLAAAVHMIPAEGRPDIDWESFWTSFTIDVPAE, from the coding sequence ATGGCTTACCGCGTCGCCGCCCTTGGCGCCATCGCCCTGTTGGCCGCCGGCGGGGCCGCGGCGCACGAGTTCTGGCTGCTGCCCGACAAGAGCCGCGCGGGCACCGACGAGGCCGTGGAGATCACCATCGCCGTGGGCCAGAACTTCGTCGGCAACACCCTGCCATTCATTCCGGACACGACGGAACGGTTCGACATCTACGGTCCCGGCGGCACGCTGACCGACGCCGCGCGCGGCTTCGCCAGGGATCCGGCCGGCGTGGTGCAGCCCAGCCGCCCCGGTCTCTACACGGTCGCCTATCAGAACAAGGGCAATTCGATCGTCATCGACCCGGAGACCTTCAACAAGTATCTCCGCGACGAGGGACTGGATATCGCCCTGGAGCACCGGCAGGCCAACGGCCTGATGGACACGCCGGGACGCGAGTTCTACACGCGCTACCCGAAGACCTGGGTGCTGTCGGGCGACAATATCGACGCCGGGCGCTGGGCGCTGGCGCCGTCGAACCTGCGCTTCGAGATGGTGCCGCTGTCGAACCCCTTTCGCTGGCTCTCGGGCGACTCGGTGGATGTACGCGTGCTCTACGAGGGCCAGCCGCTCGAAGGCGTGCTCGTCACCACCTTCACCAAATCGAGCCAGGGCCGCATCGGCGCGGTCCGCTCCGGCCCGGACGGTGTGGCGAGGATTTCGATCGACCGGCCGGGGCGCTGGCTGGCGGCGGCGGTGCACATGATCCCCGCCGAGGGCCGCCCCGACATCGACTGGGAAAGCTTCTGGACCAGCTTCACCATCGACGTGCCGGCGGAGTGA